A window of the Sphaerobacter thermophilus DSM 20745 genome harbors these coding sequences:
- a CDS encoding response regulator, translating into MERRRGSGNGRTVLIVDDHPLFRQGLRRLIEEGGAFKVVAEATSGHEAIREADIHRPSIALIDIQLPGVTGLNVARILKKQHPSMHIIILSMHVDDERLFEAVRAGASAFLTKDIEAQELISSLDRVVQGEQLINLEVMSRPELAWRVLSEFRQLTGDDGEAGPASDPKRLPLSVREVEVLDCVAQGLSNKEIAEALFITEQTVKNHMTSVLRKLQVNDRVQAVLCAVRNGWVEIGPPSTGGGVVSAGS; encoded by the coding sequence TCCGCTCTTTCGCCAGGGCCTGCGCCGATTGATCGAAGAGGGCGGCGCGTTCAAGGTGGTTGCCGAGGCCACAAGCGGGCACGAGGCAATCCGCGAGGCCGATATCCACCGACCCAGTATTGCCCTGATCGATATCCAGCTCCCCGGCGTCACCGGTCTCAACGTGGCGCGCATCCTGAAGAAGCAACACCCGTCAATGCACATCATCATCCTGTCGATGCACGTCGATGATGAGCGGCTGTTCGAAGCCGTCCGTGCGGGTGCGTCAGCTTTCCTGACGAAAGACATCGAGGCTCAGGAGCTGATTTCGTCGCTGGATCGCGTGGTTCAGGGGGAGCAGCTCATCAACCTTGAGGTGATGTCGCGGCCGGAGCTGGCGTGGCGGGTTCTGTCCGAGTTCCGGCAGCTCACCGGCGACGATGGCGAGGCAGGGCCAGCGTCCGACCCGAAGCGGCTGCCCCTGTCGGTCCGTGAGGTCGAGGTGCTCGACTGCGTAGCGCAGGGCCTCTCGAACAAGGAGATCGCCGAAGCGCTGTTCATCACCGAGCAGACGGTGAAGAACCACATGACGTCGGTGCTGCGGAAGCTGCAGGTGAACGACCGCGTTCAGGCAGTCCTCTGTGCCGTCCGCAACGGTTGGGTCGAGATCGGGCCGCCGAGCACCGGCGGCGGCGTCGTCAGCGCCGGGTCGTAG